The window CTGGAGGCGCAGAAGCCGCAGAACTCCAAGGTCCTGGTGCGCGCCGCGGGCCGCATGTTTCTGGTGGACCAGAAGGACGTGTGCTTCGCTTCCATTGAAGACGGCATTATCAGCGTGGTCTCCACCAGCATGGAGGGCCAATCGAACTGCCGCACGCTGGAAGAACTGCTGGACGGCCTTGATCCTGACATGTTCTGGCGGGCGCACCGCTCCTACGTGGTGAACATCAACCGCATCAAGGAAGTGGTGCCGTGGTTCAAAAGTTCCTACCAGCTGCGCATGGACGACAAGAAGCAGAGTGAGGTCCCGGTGAGCCGCGCCCAGACCAAACGGCTGAGAGAGCTGTTCGGACTATAGCGCCATGGTTCGCGATTTTCGCAACCAGCCAACATATCCAGCGCAGAGACGAGCGATCGCCGCTCGGGCCGCGAAACTGCCGAAATGGACCACGAAGTCGGCGTAGAGACGTAGCACCGCTACGTCTCACTCTCAAGCGACGCGCCTCACTTCCGGGACCACGCTAAACTCCAGCCTCTTCGAGCCGCGCAACACCGTCAGCCTGGTCACCACGCCAATGCGCTCTTCGCCCAGCAGGCGATGCAGTACGTCCATACCTTCCACAGGCTCGCCTTCCAGAGCGACGATCACGTCGCCTTCTTGCAGGCCGGACTTGCTGGCGGGCGTTCCGGGCTCAATGGCCAGAAGCAGCGCTCCGGTTGAGTTCTTGAGGTCGTAATGCCGGGCAATGATCTTGTTCAGCGGCGCGGTCTGTGCCTGCACGCCGATAAAGCTGCGGTGCACCACGCCGTCGCGAATCAATTTGGTGGCGATGAACTTCGCTGTGTTGATGGAAATCGCAAAGCACAGTCCTTGCGCGGGAAGAATTGTGGCTGTGTTCACGCCGATGACTTCGCCGCGCGCGTTCACCAGCGGCCCGCCGGAGTTGCCGGGATTGAGCGCGGCATCGGTCTGGATAACGTCTTCAATCAGGCGTCCGGATTGCGACCGCAGGCTGCGGCCCAGTGCGCTCATCACGCCCGCGGTGACGGTGTGTTGGAAGCCGTACGGGTTGCCGATGGCCACCACCAGCTGTCCTACGCGAATCTGCCGCGAGTCGCCGAACCTGACTGCCGGGAGCACCGGAGCGTCCACGCGAAGCAGCGCCAGGTCCGTGTCAGGATCCTCGCCGATAAGCTGTGCGCTGAACTCGCCGTGCTCGGGCGTCCACACTTTGAGTTTTTCCGCGCCGTGGACTACGTGGCTGTTGGTGAGAATGAAGCCGTCAGGAGTAAAGAGGAACCCTGACCCGCTCCCGCCGCGTCCGCGAGCAGCTTCCGTCTGTATGCGCACAACCGCCGCGCTGGCCGACTCCGCCACGCTGGTTACCACGCGGGAGTAAGCGTCCATGGCCTCGGCTTCTGTAGGCAAGCTGGCCAATTCCCGCGACCGCACGTCAGATTCAGAGAAAGAAATGAACGAAGGAGAATTCCTCATACTTTGATTGGATAGTGCGGTCGAGGCAAAGGATTCAGCGCCGGTCTCCGCGCACGCGTCGCCGCCATTTACAATGCCAGCGTGCAAGACTTGAAAGGCAAGACGGTCCTGATCACCGGCGGCGCTCGGCGCCTGGGGCGCGCCATGTCGCTGGCCATGGCGGGAGCCGGGGCGCAGGTGGCATTCACCTACCTGAGTTCGGAAGAAGCCGCCCGCCAGACTCTGGAACAGATCAGCGCGTCAGGCGGAGCCGGTTTCGGCGTGAAGTGCGACGTCCGCCAGGAAAGCTACATCGTTCGCACGGTTGACTCGGTGCGCGACAAATTCGGCGGCCTGGACATTCTTATTAACAACGCCGGAAGTTTCGGGACTGCGCCGCTCGAGCAAATCAGAGTGGAGCAATGGGACGACATGTTCGCTACCAACGTGCGCGGGCCGTTTCTGTTTTCCCGGCACGCGACTCCAGAGCTGCGCAAGTCCGGCGGACGAATCATCAATCTGGGGTCGCTCGGCGGAGAAAAGCCGTGGGCCACGCACGCCCACTACTGCTCCTCCAAAGCCGCTTTGCACATGCTGACCCAGGTGATGGCCAAGGCGCTGGCGCCGGAAATTGCCGTGAACTGCGTGGCGCCGGGCATGATTGATTCCGGCGATCGCGGAGACGACGCGCAGCTCATGCAGAAGCTCGCCGCACGCAGTCCGATGGGGAAAAACGGAACGCCCGCCGACGTGGTTGACGCCGTGCTGTATTTCGCCACCTGCTCCAAATTCATCACCGGGCAAATCCTGACCGTGGACGGCGGCCTGGGATTGGTCTGACGCTGTCATCTGTTTCGTGGCTTTATGCTCTCGACTTCAATCACCACCTTCACCAGCCAGCAATGGGCAAGAGTTTTGGTGAGCGGCGGGCCTTCAAAGCATTGCCGGACAGACATTACTTTGTAAGTTTTGTTTTTGGCGTCGCGTGTGATGGCGACTTCATCTCCGGTCCTGGGTAGCGGGTTGACGAGGTGGATTGGACTTGTGGCGATCCTCTTACCCTGGCACATGAACTCCAACAAGGCCGGCGAACCTGCCGCGGGCTGAGTCACTGCTTGGGAATGTGGCGCCGCGCCCAGGTTTTCGGGCGTCACGCCATGCTTGCGCAGGATCGCCGCTACGTCTTGAGAAGCTTCCATCAGCCCCAGCGTCAAGTGCTGAGGAGTAACGTTGCGGCTACCTTGCAACTCAGCTTGAACCGCAGCTTCCGCCAGGGCCCTTTTGCACTCTTCAGTGAGAGGCATATCAACGCTGGTTGACGTCTTTTCGCCGAGGCTTGGCAAAGCTTTTCTGCAGTCTTCAATAATGCTGTCTGCTGAGACGTTATTGCCGGCCAGCGTGAACGTCGCGCCGCTTTCGCGCAAAAGTCCCAGCAGCAGGTGCAGGGAACCAATGGCTGAAGCGCCGTGTTGTGAGGCTTCATAGCGTGCGAAGAAGATGGCCCGGCGCGCGGGTTCCGTATAACGTTCGAACATACAACATTATTTTACCGCTGGCTGACGAAGGCTTTCACCACGATTGCCTTGGGGTCTCGGCCCAGGGGGATCATGGTCCCCAACGTGGGGGTGTCCGGCTGGGGACGTCCTTTACGGTCCACCAGGGAGAGCACGGTCAGGTCGCCGCTGCCGGTATTCACCACCAGGAGCATGAGTTGATTGGGAGAGAAGGCCAGCGCTTCCGGATGGCGGCCCACTTCCACCGAACTGGTGCGCTTGCCGGTATCAATGCTGTACACCGCCACGGCGTCCGAACCGAAGTTGGCGACATAAAGAAAAGCGTTGTCGGGCGATACCAGCGCCTGTGCTGGCTGGTCGCCGATGAGGAACGTGTTGTTCACTTCGTTGGAGTTGGTGATGACTTCTGAAATCGAACTCGCTGACCGGTTGCAGACAAAAACTTCGCCGCCGTCGGGCTTCACGGCCACGTGGACTGGTCCCTGGCCCACGTCCAGCAAAGCCAGGAGCTTGCCGGCCTTCAAGTCAATCGCTGCCACCTGCTTGGAATCATCGCAAGCCACAAAGACTTTGCTGGAATCGGGCAGAATGCCCAGGTCCACCGGCTCGTGGCAGGTCTTGATCTTGCTGCTGAGCGCGAGCTTTTCTGTATCAACAATGGCCACCGAGTCTTCGTCGCGCAGCGTCACCACGGCGAGCTTTCCGTCTGGCGTAACTCGCGCCAGTGTGGCGCCGTTGCCGACGTAAAAAGTTTTGATCAACCGGCGCTCTTCCAGGTCAATTACAGAAAGGTTTGCTGAGCCGGCGTTAGCGACGTAAGCCCGCTTGCCGTCCGCCGAAACATCCACAAAGTAAGGAGCTCGATGCACGCCGATGGTGAAGACCACTTTGTTGGTTTCCGCGTCAATCACGCTCAGGTTGTTGGAGTCGGTGTTGACCACGTAGATTTCATTGCGCTTAGGGTTGGCGGCCAACCCTGCGGGGTTCTTGCCCACTGCGACCACGGCGCGCACCGCCAGCGTGCGCAAGTCAACCACCGTTACGTTGTTGCTGCCGCTGTTGCTGACGTAAGCGTATTCGCGATAGTTGGGGACGGGGTCCGGCGTGTCCTGGCAGCCGCAAAGAGCCGCCGCAAGAACCATGACTGCCTTGAAGCATCGCTGGACATCAGAGCGGCGCAAGCTATTTGCCGGCCTTGGCCGCCGCCGGTTGCCGTTGCGGCTCCTGAACGTTGCGATGCACTACCGGTGCAATCTGCCGGATCTCGGCCATGAGTTCGTCAAACTGGTCAGGGAAGAGGGACTGCACGCCATCGGAAAGCGCGCGATCGGGATCATGGTGCACTTCCACGATCAGGCCGTCGGCTCCCACAGCCACCGCGGCCCTCGCCAGCGGCAACACTTTGTCGCGCTTGCCGGTGCCGTGGCTGGGGTCCACGATGATGGGCAGATGGCTCAGCTTCTGTACCGCCGGGACTATGCTCAAGTCCAGCGTGTTGCGGGTGTGGTCGGCAAAAGTGCGGACGCCGCGTTCGCACAGGACCACCTGGTAGTTGCCTTCATTCAGAACGTATTCGGCGGCCATGAGAAATTCTTCCAAGGTCGCCGACATGCCGCGCTTCAGCAGCACCGGCTTGCGCGTCTGTCCGGCTTTCTTGAGCAGGGAGAAATTCTGCATGTTGCGCGCGCCAATCTGGATCATGTCCGCGTACTGGGCCACCAGGTCAAGCGACTCGTGGTCAATTGCCTCGGTGACGATCAGCAGGCCGAAGCGGTCGCGAATTTCGGCCATGATCTTCAAAGCTTCTTCACCCATACCCTGGAAGGCGTATGGCGAGGTGCGCGGCTTGTAGGCGCCGCCGCGGAAAAATCTCGCTCCCGCGCGGGCCACACGCTCGGCGGCGGCAAACGCCTGCTCGCGGGATTCAATGGAACACGGGCCGGCGATGATCCCCAGATCGCGCTCGCCGAAAGTGGCGTCACTGCCGGGGAAGCGGACGACCGTGTCTTCATCTTTCACGTCGCGGCTCACCAGCTTGTACGGCTTGCTGACGACGATCACTTCCTGCACGCCCGACATTTCTTCCAGCGCGCCGGCTTCCACCGCGCCTTTGTTGCCAGTAATTCCAATGGCCGTGCGCATGGCGCCGGGAATGGCGTGCGGGCGATAGCCCAGCGATTCAATCCTGTCGCAAACGGCACGCACCTGTTCGTCCGTGGCGTGCGCCTTCATTACCACCAGCATTTTGGTCCTGACCCCTGTAAAAAGCACTTTCAGTGTACTGTGATTGGCGCGTCCTGGGCAATCAAAAGGCCTTAGATTAGCGTGTTAAAATCAGTGGTTTAGCGCATGTCTTTCGACGATACAGGCTCAAAACGCAAGCTGGGCATGAAGGACGTGCTGCTGTGGTCGCATGGCGACCCTCCGCCGCCCAGCCTCAGACTGGTAGGTATTCATACCTCCACCGCGGGCGGCGTGGCGACCTCCGCCGAGAGGGCCTACCGGCTGGGCGCAAACACTTTCCAGATTTTTTCCTCCAGCCCGCGACAATGGCAGCCGTACCCGTTGTCGCAAGCGCAGTGCGACGAAATGCGCCGGCTGAGGGAAAAGTACCGCCTTGGTCCGCTGGTCATTCATGCTGGATATCTGGTGAACCTGGCCAGCGCCGCCGCTGAGTTTCACCGCAAGTCGGTCCAGGCCTTTCGCGGCGAGGTGGAGCGTGCACTTGCTCTGGGCGCCGAGTTTCTGGTGCTGCATCCCGGCTCTTTTCGCGGACGCAGCCGCGAAGAAGGTTTGCAATTGGTGGCGCGCTCCATCGCCGAAGCAGCGCAAGGACTTGGACTGGAGAATTCCCACCTCCGGGTCCTGATTGAGAACACAGCCGGAGCCGAGTTCTCCCTGGGTGGATCGTTTGAGCAGGTAGGGCATCTTTTGCAGTATCTGTCTCCCGTCTGTCCCGTAGGCGCGTGCATTGATACCTGCCACACGCATGTTTCCGGGTATGACATGGTCACCGAAAGCGGATGGCAGGAAACCATGCAGAAGCTGGATACGGCCATCGGCCTCAAGAACGTTTTTGTCTGGCACTGCAATGATGCGAAGGACCCCTGCGGCTCCCGGCGTGACCGGCATGAGCACATCGGCCGGGGAACCATGGGACTGGAACCCTTCCGGCGATTGCTGAACGACTCACGCACTGCGCATGCCGCTTTCATCGCGGAGACGCCCATTGACGAGCCCAAGGACGATTTGCGCAACGTCGGGAAATTGAAATCACTAGTGCAAGGCGCCGGGGTTCCGGCAAGAAGAAAAAGGGCATAAGATAGAACATGGCTGAAACCACCAACATTCCCGCCAACCCATCGCAACGGCAAAATGATGACCGTTACGATCACCAGCGCATAGAAGAGAAGTGGCACGCCCGCTGGCAGGCCGATCCCAGCCTCTTTGCGGCTGAACCGCATGACAGCAAGCGCAAGAAGTACTACGTGCTGGAAATGCTGCCGTATCCCTCCGGCGCGTTGCACATGGGACACGTACGCAATTACGCCATCGGAGACGCGCTTGCCCGCTACATGTGGATGCGCGGCTACAACGTGCTTCATCCCATGGGCTGGGACGCTTTCGGCCTGCCCGCGGAAAACGCCGCCATCAAGAACAACGTTCCGCCGAAGAAGTGGACGCTCGACAACATCGCGCACATGAAGACCCAGATGAAGCGCATGGGCTTCAGCTACGACTGGTCGCGCGAAGTCACCACATGTTTGCCGGAATACTACCGCTGGAACCAGTGGTTCTTCCTGAAGCTCTTTGAGAAAGGCCTGGCGTATCGCAAGAAGAGCAAGGTGAATTGGTGCCCGGAGTGCGCCACGGTGCTGGCCAACGAGCAGGTGGTCGGCGGCATGTGCTGGCGGCATGAGGACACGCCGGTGGAGCAGCGCGAGTTGGAGCAGTGGTTCGTCCGCACCACCAAATATTCTGACGAATTGCTCAACAGCCTGGACCAGCTTGAAGGCTGGCCGGAAAAAGTCAAGACCATGCAGCGCAACTGGATTGGCCGCAGTGAAGGCGCGCTGGTGGATTTCCAAATTGATACTTCAGAAGGGAAGCTGGCTGGAAAGATCACCGTCTTCACCACGCGGATTGACACCATTTTCGGCGCGACTTCCATCCAACTTGCGCCGCAGCATCCGCTGGTGGCGGCCTTGATCGGCGACGATTCGCACCTTCAAGCAAAGGTTGAAGAAATGTCCGGCGAGCAAGGCAAAGCCAAAGAAGCCGGCGATTTCAGCGAGATTGAGAAGCACGGCGTCTTCACCGGCGCTTACGCCATCAATCCGTTTAACCAGGAGAAAGTCCCCATCTGGGTGGCCAACTACATACTGATGGACTACGGGACGGGCGCCATCATGTCCGTGCCGGCGCACGACGAGCGCGACTATGAGTTCGCGCAAAAGTACGGCCTGGAAATTCGGATCGTGATTCTGCCCCGGCGCGTAGGCGAACCTCCCGCCCCAGGCGAACCTGAGAAGCCTGTGCTTCCCTACACGCACACTGACAGCATGCTCATCAATTCCGGGGAGTTCAACGAGCTCTCCAATGAAGATGCCATAAAGAAGATGGCGGAATTCGCGGAGCAATATGGCTTTGGCAAGCCAACTGTCACCTATCGCTTGAAGGATTGGGGCATCTCGCGCCAGCGTTACTGGGGCACGCCCATCCCTATGTTGTACTGCGAAAAAGACGGCGTGGTTCCAGTGCCGGAAAGCCAGCTTCCGGTGGTCTTGCCCGACAACGTGGACATCACTTTGCAAGGCGGATCGCCGCTCGGCCGCGTGCCGGAGTTCATCAACGCCAAGTGTCCCAAGTGCGGCGGTCCGGCGCGCCGCGAGACTGACACCATGGACACCTTCGTGGATTCGTCCTGGTATTTCTATCGTTACACCAGCGCCCAGCTCAAGGACCGTGCGCTGGACACGGCGACCGTGGATTATTGGTTCCCGATTGACCAGTACATCGGCGGCGTGGAGCACGCCATTCTGCACTTGATTTACTCGCGCTTCTGGACCAAGTTCATGCGCGACCTCGGCCTCGTGCACAACAGTGAGCCGGTCGAACGCCTCTTTACCCAGGGCATGGTCATCAAAGACGGCGCCAAGATGTCCAAGAGCAAAGGAAACATCGTTTCGCCCGACGACATGGTGGCCCGCTATGGCGCCGACTCCACTCGCATGTACGCGCTCTTTGCCGCGCCTCCGGACCGCGACCTTGACTGGCAGGAAGCCGGCGTGGAAGGCGTTTACCGTTTTGTGGGGCGCATCTATCGTTTTGTGATGCGCAACGCCGCCGCAACGCGAGCAGACAGCAGCACGAAGCCGGCTCAGATTTCTCCCAAAGTCCGCCAGGTGCAGCGCAAACTCCACCAGACCATCAAACGCGTCACCGACGATTTCCAGGGCCGCTGGCATTTCAACACATGCGTGGCCGCCATCATGGAGTTCGTCAACGAACTTTACGGCGCGGAAGAGGAAATCACTGCTGGAAGGTTCCCGGCGCCGGTCCTCGTCGACGTCCAGCGCAAGCTGGTCTTGTTGCTGGCTCCGTTCGCGCCTTATTTGGCCGCAGAGCTCTGGGAAGTTCTGGGCGA is drawn from Terriglobia bacterium and contains these coding sequences:
- a CDS encoding SDR family oxidoreductase, with the translated sequence MQDLKGKTVLITGGARRLGRAMSLAMAGAGAQVAFTYLSSEEAARQTLEQISASGGAGFGVKCDVRQESYIVRTVDSVRDKFGGLDILINNAGSFGTAPLEQIRVEQWDDMFATNVRGPFLFSRHATPELRKSGGRIINLGSLGGEKPWATHAHYCSSKAALHMLTQVMAKALAPEIAVNCVAPGMIDSGDRGDDAQLMQKLAARSPMGKNGTPADVVDAVLYFATCSKFITGQILTVDGGLGLV
- the leuS gene encoding leucine--tRNA ligase, with protein sequence MAETTNIPANPSQRQNDDRYDHQRIEEKWHARWQADPSLFAAEPHDSKRKKYYVLEMLPYPSGALHMGHVRNYAIGDALARYMWMRGYNVLHPMGWDAFGLPAENAAIKNNVPPKKWTLDNIAHMKTQMKRMGFSYDWSREVTTCLPEYYRWNQWFFLKLFEKGLAYRKKSKVNWCPECATVLANEQVVGGMCWRHEDTPVEQRELEQWFVRTTKYSDELLNSLDQLEGWPEKVKTMQRNWIGRSEGALVDFQIDTSEGKLAGKITVFTTRIDTIFGATSIQLAPQHPLVAALIGDDSHLQAKVEEMSGEQGKAKEAGDFSEIEKHGVFTGAYAINPFNQEKVPIWVANYILMDYGTGAIMSVPAHDERDYEFAQKYGLEIRIVILPRRVGEPPAPGEPEKPVLPYTHTDSMLINSGEFNELSNEDAIKKMAEFAEQYGFGKPTVTYRLKDWGISRQRYWGTPIPMLYCEKDGVVPVPESQLPVVLPDNVDITLQGGSPLGRVPEFINAKCPKCGGPARRETDTMDTFVDSSWYFYRYTSAQLKDRALDTATVDYWFPIDQYIGGVEHAILHLIYSRFWTKFMRDLGLVHNSEPVERLFTQGMVIKDGAKMSKSKGNIVSPDDMVARYGADSTRMYALFAAPPDRDLDWQEAGVEGVYRFVGRIYRFVMRNAAATRADSSTKPAQISPKVRQVQRKLHQTIKRVTDDFQGRWHFNTCVAAIMEFVNELYGAEEEITAGRFPAPVLVDVQRKLVLLLAPFAPYLAAELWEVLGEKDALLRHPWPEYDPALAKEDEITYAVQINGKLRSHVSVPADSPEDLVLDRVLADEKTRAVLEGKEIVKKIVVPGKLVNLVVK
- a CDS encoding trypsin-like peptidase domain-containing protein; its protein translation is MRNSPSFISFSESDVRSRELASLPTEAEAMDAYSRVVTSVAESASAAVVRIQTEAARGRGGSGSGFLFTPDGFILTNSHVVHGAEKLKVWTPEHGEFSAQLIGEDPDTDLALLRVDAPVLPAVRFGDSRQIRVGQLVVAIGNPYGFQHTVTAGVMSALGRSLRSQSGRLIEDVIQTDAALNPGNSGGPLVNARGEVIGVNTATILPAQGLCFAISINTAKFIATKLIRDGVVHRSFIGVQAQTAPLNKIIARHYDLKNSTGALLLAIEPGTPASKSGLQEGDVIVALEGEPVEGMDVLHRLLGEERIGVVTRLTVLRGSKRLEFSVVPEVRRVA
- a CDS encoding beta-propeller fold lactonase family protein, whose translation is MVLAAALCGCQDTPDPVPNYREYAYVSNSGSNNVTVVDLRTLAVRAVVAVGKNPAGLAANPKRNEIYVVNTDSNNLSVIDAETNKVVFTIGVHRAPYFVDVSADGKRAYVANAGSANLSVIDLEERRLIKTFYVGNGATLARVTPDGKLAVVTLRDEDSVAIVDTEKLALSSKIKTCHEPVDLGILPDSSKVFVACDDSKQVAAIDLKAGKLLALLDVGQGPVHVAVKPDGGEVFVCNRSASSISEVITNSNEVNNTFLIGDQPAQALVSPDNAFLYVANFGSDAVAVYSIDTGKRTSSVEVGRHPEALAFSPNQLMLLVVNTGSGDLTVLSLVDRKGRPQPDTPTLGTMIPLGRDPKAIVVKAFVSQR
- the aroF gene encoding 3-deoxy-7-phosphoheptulonate synthase, translating into MLVVMKAHATDEQVRAVCDRIESLGYRPHAIPGAMRTAIGITGNKGAVEAGALEEMSGVQEVIVVSKPYKLVSRDVKDEDTVVRFPGSDATFGERDLGIIAGPCSIESREQAFAAAERVARAGARFFRGGAYKPRTSPYAFQGMGEEALKIMAEIRDRFGLLIVTEAIDHESLDLVAQYADMIQIGARNMQNFSLLKKAGQTRKPVLLKRGMSATLEEFLMAAEYVLNEGNYQVVLCERGVRTFADHTRNTLDLSIVPAVQKLSHLPIIVDPSHGTGKRDKVLPLARAAVAVGADGLIVEVHHDPDRALSDGVQSLFPDQFDELMAEIRQIAPVVHRNVQEPQRQPAAAKAGK
- a CDS encoding deoxyribonuclease IV, which translates into the protein MKDVLLWSHGDPPPPSLRLVGIHTSTAGGVATSAERAYRLGANTFQIFSSSPRQWQPYPLSQAQCDEMRRLREKYRLGPLVIHAGYLVNLASAAAEFHRKSVQAFRGEVERALALGAEFLVLHPGSFRGRSREEGLQLVARSIAEAAQGLGLENSHLRVLIENTAGAEFSLGGSFEQVGHLLQYLSPVCPVGACIDTCHTHVSGYDMVTESGWQETMQKLDTAIGLKNVFVWHCNDAKDPCGSRRDRHEHIGRGTMGLEPFRRLLNDSRTAHAAFIAETPIDEPKDDLRNVGKLKSLVQGAGVPARRKRA